A genome region from Purpureocillium takamizusanense chromosome 8, complete sequence includes the following:
- the ESC4 gene encoding regulator of Ty1 Transposition (EggNog:ENOG503NXVY~COG:L) → MGDVASAGLFAECAIAFVPSSTLAPKLISDLSLILEENGATIREPRRDGSIPIERVTHVVSNTIDFPQYVESQAVMIPVVTMQWITQSVARRRLAQVRPYSPDPRMIFAEVVVTCAGLPVMDKESILGAVMALGGQESKDPSRLTTHICALTTDDPKVQAATGRGFKGKVVLPHWFDACFKLGKRIDEAPYLLPDPDILKMNPEDELDIPVNDALDGATSVNPQWTPLPENEEGQRAPCTVFQDRKVLLAKDLGINARLTKTLREIIDNGGGRVVQEVNDCDMFICQYRHGAQYVQASQSCKEVGSLSWLFYLIVHNEWRNPLHRLLHYPIPKDGIEGFKDLRITVSNYGGEARIYLENLIRACGAEFTKTMKQDNTHLITARNSSEKCKAAPEWGVAVVNHLWIEESYAKCEKRNINIAKYNHFPHRTNLGEIIGQTFLEESRLRDMYYPGGEESMSPRAKRKRKILEAAEDNAYHRGPAEGVTIGQHDQERNFDVMRDVDDKNTKSEVGSSVKTPARSRHLTSGKENDSPSVSGSRSAKAKARDLLQHIAPDIALYEKEKKRHGKSGAPWGGKRAADQAEKDKAGKTARNDEDDDEEAKRPTKRSRPSLPEVEMRIVVTGFKRWVGDRSKEDQDRRKLRDMGIQIVQQGQPCDFVAAPCVMRTVKFLCALSRGARVLSTDYIEAAIDSGEMPSSDDFLLKDPAAEKKYDMKLERSSSRAKSNKGRLLQGIPIYCTEKIRNGPDSYRSIAEVNGAIFKIYRARSGTTIKPTTAEEDGGAPPEPVYLLSGNTPEEKQVWSRFIEMAESGHMEPRIVAPDWLLDVAMAQQVRYDEKYLVENSPAK, encoded by the exons ATGGGTgacgtcgccagcgccggcttGTTCGCCGAATGCGCGATTGCCTTTGTGCCGAGCAGCACACTGGCACCCAAACTTATCTCTGAC CTGTCGCTCATCCTCGAGGAGAATGGCGCAACGATCCGCGAgccgcgacgcgacggcTCGATCCCCATCGAGCGGGTCACGCACGTCGTTTCCAATACCATCGACTTCCCGCAATATGTCGAGTCCCAGGCGGTCATGATCCCTGTGGTCACGATGCAGTGGATTACACAATcggtcgcgcggcggcggctcgcccaAGTGCGACCGTACTCGCCCGACCCGCGCATGATATTCgcagaggtggtggtgacgtgCGCCGGCCTCCCCGTCATGGACAAGGAGAGCATCCtgggcgccgtcatggcgcTCGGCGGACAGGAGTCCAAGGACCCAAGCCGGTTGACGACGCACATTTGCGCGCTGACCACGGACGATCCTAAAGTCCAAGCCGCCACAGGGAGGGGATTCAAAGGCAAGGTGGTTTTGCCACATTG GTTTGATGCGTGCTTCAAGCTTGGCAAGCGCATCGACGAAGCTCCGTACCTCCTACCGGATCCTGATATCCTCAAGATGAACCCGGAAGACGAGCTCGACATCCCTGTGAacgacgccctcgatggTGCCACGTCGGTAAACCCGCAGTggacgccgctgcccgaAAACGAAGAAGGCCAGCGTGCACCCTGCACCGTCTTTCAGGATCGCAAGGTCCTCTTGGCCAAGGACCTGGGCATCAATGCCCGTCTCACCAAGACACTCAGGGAGATTATCGACAACGGCGGTGGCAGAGTCGTTCAAGAGGTTAACGATTGCGACATGTTCATCTGCCAGTATCGTCATGGCGCTCAGTATGTGCAAGCCTCCCAGTCCTGCAAGGAGGTTGGCAGCTTGTCTTGGCTCTTCTACCTGATCGTCCACAACGAGTGGCGCAACCCGCTACACCGACTGTTACACTATCCCATTCCTAAAGACGGCATCGAGGGATTCAAGGACCTGCGCATCACTGTGTCCAATtacggcggcgaggcgcgcatCTACCTGGAGAATCTCATCCGAGCCTGCGGCGCCGAATTCACCAAGACGATGAAACAGGACAACACTCATTTGATTACGGCACGGAACTCGAGTGAAAAGTGCAAGGCCGCTCCCGAATGgggtgtcgccgtcgtcaatcACCTCTGGATCGAGGAGAGCTACGCCAAGTGCGAGAAACGCAACATCAACATAGCCAAGTACAACCACTTCCCGCACCGAACGAATCTAGGCGAGATTATCGGTCAAACCTTTCTTGAGGAGTCGAGACTGCGGGACATGTATTAtcccggcggcgaagagtccatgtcgccgcgAGCCAAGCGGAAACGCAAaatcctcgaggccgccgaagATAATGCCTACCACAGAGGCCCTGCAGAGGGCGTCACCATCGGCCAGCACGACCAGGAGCGCAACTTTGACGTGATGCGGGACGTGGATGACAAGAACACAAAGTCCGAGGTCGGCAGCTCCGTCAAGACTCCGGCAAGATCGCGACACCTGACGTCCGGGAAGGAGAACGACAGCCCTAGCGTCTCCGGAAGCCGCAGCGCCAAGGCCAAAGCGCGGGACTTGCTGCAGCACATCGCACCGGATATTGCACTGTacgaaaaggaaaagaagcgGCACGGCAAGTCGGGCGCGCCGTGGGGAGGCAAGCGGGCGGCGGATCAGGCCGAGAAGGACAAGGCGGgcaagacggcgaggaacgatgaggacgacgatgaagaagcCAAGCGACCGACCAAGAGGTCTCGGCCATCGCTCCCCGAGGTCGAGATGCGCATCGTCGTGACCGGCTTTAAGCGATGGGTAGGCGACAGGAGCAAAGAGGACCAAGACCGG AGAAAACTTCGTGACATGGGTATACAGATTGTACAGCAGGGCCAACCTTGCGACTTtgtcgcggcgccgtgcgTCATGCGGACCGTTAAATTCTTGTGCGCGCTGTCGCGGGGCGCACGAGTGCTGTCTACGGATTATATCGAGGCGGCGATCGACTCCGGGGAGATGCCGTCTTCGGACGACTTCCTTTTGAAGGACcccgcggcggagaagaagtaCGACATGAAGCTCGAGAGatcgtcctcgagggccaAATCGAACAAGGGAAGGCTGCTTCAGGGCATCCCCATCTATTGCACCGAGAAGATCCGCAACGGGCCCGACAGCTACCGCTCCATCGCCGAAGTCAACGGAGCCATCTTCAAGATATACCGCGCACGGAGCGGCACGACCATCaagcccacgacggcggaggaggatggtggtgcgCCGCCCGAACCCGTGTACCTCCTGAGCGGCAATACGCCCGAGGAGAAGCAAGTCTGGTCCAGGTTCATCGAGATGGCGGAGAGCGGTCATATGGAGCCCCGAATCGTGGCGCCGGACTGGCTCCTggacgtggccatggcgcagcAGGTGCGATACGACGAGAAATACCTGGTGGAGAACTCCCCCGCCAAGTAG
- a CDS encoding uncharacterized protein (EggNog:ENOG503P2R4~COG:S), producing MCLSSIRHSVEEVIRGGGGQRQWLIAGAGRAARHLATVCCVIRSLSGRAHATSQLHFTPPPLHIAQLTHSTTHSLTHSCGFPHQARDSSTLLNLTRHAMVSTGMAASTTSPPPPRDFSGPSPPPTTSSSAALPPVVAAPSSSTTTTTSAAATTTAAPPPSSTSPSSPSPFIFPREYHFPAFFTRQTNLTTHHAQLTKWSALVLAYARHHRLFRLALSEAADSDLFRNRRIDRRLGPADIRELVDFMRKDGRAEYLYSSGSSGGSASASVAGATASGREGDVVLIYWRKPEEWAAAVEAYVEETGQKGSVLTVYELTEGEGTRGTEFHGMDSEVLLKALNVLVKRGKAQIFGQEDSLGVKFF from the exons atgTGCCTTAGTAGCATCAGGCACTCGGTGGAGGAAGTTattaggggggggggcggtcAACGGCAATGGCTAATCGCTggagcagggcgggcggccaggcaCCTGGCGACCGTTTGCTGCGTCATCCGTTCATTGAGCGGGCGCGCTCATGCCACCAGCCAGCTCCACTttacaccaccaccactgcacATCGCTCAACTCACTCACTCgaccactcactcactcactcactcttGCGGCTTTCCTCACCAGGCTAGAGATAGTAGTACCTTACTCAATCTCACCCGCCACGCCATGGTCAGCAccggcatggcggccagcactacctctcctcctcctccccgggACTTCTCCGGCCCGTCCCCTCCGcccacgacgtcgtcttcggcggcacTACCTCCAGTCGTAGcagcgccatcatcatcaacaacaacgacaacatcagcagcagcaacgaccaccgccgcaccgccgccctcatcgacatcgccctcctccccctcccccttcaTCTTCCCCCGCGAGTACCACTTCCCCGCCTTCTTCACCCGCCAGACCAAcctcaccacccaccacgcCCAGCTCACAAAGTGgtccgccctcgtcctcgcctacgcccgccaccaccgcctcttccgcctcgccctctccgaggccgccgactcggACCTCTTTCGCAACCGCCGCatcgaccgccgcctcggccccgcCGACatccgcgagctcgtcgacttcATGCGCAAGGACGGCCGCGCCGAGTACCTCTACTCCTCCGGCTCGTCGGGGGGCAGTGCCAGTGCCAgtgtcgccggcgccaccgcctccggcAGGGAAGGTgacgtcgtcctcatctACTGGCGCAAGCCCGAGGAGtgggccgccgctgtcgaggcctacgtcgaggagacgggcCAAAAGGGCAGCGTTCTGACCGTCTATGAGCTtaccgagggcgagggcacgcGGGGAACGG AGTTCCACGGCATGGACAGCGAGGTCCTGCTCAAAGCCCTCAATGTCCTGGTCAAGCGCGGCAAGGCACAAATATTCGGGCAAGAAGACTCCCTGGGTGTCAAGTTCTTTTAA
- the NIT6 gene encoding Nitrite reductase (NAD(P)H) (COG:S~EggNog:ENOG503NVHS) gives MSQTPGVKRVVVVGLGMVGIAFIEKLLKYDARTREYNVTVLGEEAHLAYNRVGLTSFFEHRKIENLYLNPAEWYTSAGKDALGYLVNTKVVAIDSTAKTVTCANGDVVSYDILVLATGSDAILPRQTPGHDARGVFVYRTIDDLISLIDFAGTRKGSVGAVVGGGLLGLEAAKAMMDLESFAQVKLIERNKWVLSRQLDEDAGAMVVQQVRDLGLDVKLSKRVHKIKVDDDNGVSGVVFEDGEEMDCSTICFAIGVRARDDLARSSGLECAERGGGIVVGDDLTTSHPDIYAIGECASWQGQTFGLIAPGVEMADVLAFNLTQAKLHSPRAFKRPDLSTKLKLLGVDVASFGDFFADRDGPKQLPPKYKRRLKDGAGAGLPPETPTVKTLTYKDPFQNVYKKYLFTADGKYLLGGMMIGDTKDYVRVVPMVKNMKELETPPSQLILGAQGEGDDGGDDLDDDTQICSCHNVTKGDVVSRVKDGTCKDIASIKACTKAGTGCGGCMPLVTTIFNKTMAAMGNEVKNHLCAHFSHSRAELYHIAMVKRLTTMRELMREAGNDVDAGGCELCKPAVGSILASLWNRHVMDRPTHGLQDTNDRFLGNIQRDGSYSVVPRVPGGEITPDRLVVIGEVARDFGLYTKITGGQRIDMFGARKQDLPAIWARLIAAGMESGHAYAKSLRTVKSCVGSTWCRFGIGDSVGMAVRLEERYKSVRAPHKIKGGVSGCVRECAEAQSKEYVVDDAIPLSFTPFLG, from the exons ATGTCCCAGACGCCCGGTGTGAAGAgagtcgtggtggtgggcttggGCATGGTGGGCATTGCCTTCAT AGAGAAACTGCTCAAGTACGATGCCCGGACGCGCGAGTACAACGTCACGgtcctgggcgaggaggcgcatcTGGCGTACAACCGAGTCGGCCTGACGAGCTTCTTCGAGCACCGCAAGATCGAGAACCTGTACCTGAATCCCGCAGAATGG TACACGAGCGCCGGTAAAGACGCCTTGGGATACCTTGTCAACACCAAGGTCGTCGCAATCGACTCGACGGCTAAGACAGTCACCTGCGCCAACGGTGATGTGGTGTCCTacgacatcctcgtcctGGCGACGGGGTCCGACGCGATCCTCCCGCGGCAAACACCCGGACACGACGCCCGGGGCGTCTTCGTATATAGGACCATCGACGACCTGATAAGCCTCATTGACTTTGCCGGCACGAGAAAGGGCTCCGtcggggccgtcgtcggcggcggtctgCTGGGcttggaggcggccaaggccatgatggacCTCGAGTCGTTTGCGCAGGTCAAGCTCATTGAGCGGAACAAGTGGGTACTCAGCCggcagctggacgaggacgcggggGCCATGGTCGTCCAGCAGGTCAGGGACCTCGGCCTGGACGTGAAGCTCAGCAAGCGCGTGCACAAGATCAaggtggacgacgacaacggcgtgAGCGGGGTCGTGttcgaggacggcgaggagatGGACTGCTCGACCATTTGCTTCGCCATCGGCGTCCGCGCGAGGGACGACCTGGCTCGCAGCTCGGGCCTCGAGTgcgccgagcgcggcggcggcatcgtcgtgggcgacgacctgACCACGAGCCACCCAGACATCTACGCCATTGGCGAATGCGCGAGCTGGCAGGGTCAGACCTTTGGCCTCATTGCCCCCGGCGTGGAGATGGCCGACGTGCTCGCTTTCAACCTGACACAGGCCAAGCTTCACTCGCCGAGGGCCTTTAAGCGGCCGGATCTCAGCACCAAGCTCAagctgctgggcgtcgacgtcgccagcTTCGGGGATTTCTTCGCCGATCGGGACGGGCCGAAACAGTTACCTCCCAAGTACAAGAGGAGGTTGaaggacggcgcgggcgctggacTTCCTCCCGAGACACCGACGGTCAAGACGCTCACATACAAGGACCCGTTCCAGAACGTCTATAAAAAGTACCTGTTCACGGCGGACGGCAAGTACCTGCTCGGAGGCATGATGATTGGCGACACCAAGGACTACGTCAGGGTAGTCCCCATGGTCAAGAACATgaaggagctcgagacgccgccgagccagcTCATCCTGGGTGCGCagggggagggcgacgatggcggggacgacctcgacgacgacacgcaaATCTGCTCGTGCCACAACGTCACCAAGGGCGACGTGGTCAGCCGCGTCAAGGACGGGACGTGCAAGGACATTGCGTCCATCAAGGCGTGCACCAAGGCGGGCACGggttgcggcggctgcatgCCGTTGGTGACGACCATCTTCAACAAgaccatggcggccatgggcaACGAGGTCAAGAACCACCTGTGCGCGCACTTTAGCCACTCGCGGGCGGAGCTATACCATATCGCCATGGTCAAGcggctgacgacgatgcgcgagctgatgcgcgaggcgggcaacgatgtcgacgccggTGGCTGCGAGCTGTGCAAGCCGGCCGTGGGCAGCATCCTGGCCTCGCTCTGGAACCGTCACGTCATGGACCGGCCGACGCACGGCCTGCAGGACACCAACGACCGCTTCCTCGGCAACATCCAGCGCGACGGTAGCTACTCGGTGGTGCCGCGggtgcccggcggcgagatcaCGCCCGaccggctcgtcgtcatcggcgaggTGGCGCGCGACTTTGGCCTCTACACCAAGATCACGGGTGGGCAGCGCATCGACATGTTTGGCGCCCGCAAGCAGGACCTCCCGGCCATCTGGGCCCGTCTCATCGCCGCGGGCATGGAGTCGGGCCACGCCTACGCCAAGTCGCTGCGCACCGTCAAGAGCTGCGTCGGCTCGACCTGGTGCCGCTTCGGCATCGGCGACAGCGTCGGCATGGCGgtgcgcctcgaggagcgcTACAagagcgtgcgtgcgccgcACAAGATCAAGGGCGGCGTGAGCGGTTGCGTGCGCGAGTGTGCCGAAGCGCAGAGCAAAGAGTATGTGGTGGACGATGCCATACCCCTTTCTTTTACCCCTTTTCTAGGGTAG